A region from the Halobacillus mangrovi genome encodes:
- the ureE gene encoding urease accessory protein UreE, translating into MLVEKIVGNIATLENRPPHAEYIYLESDQLVKRIQRMKTDHGNEVGIRLGKNEELADGDVLYMDEKNMVVISVKKDDVLVISPVNIQQMGEVAHQLGNRHIPAQFEGEEMYVQYDYLIEELLEELTVPHTREKRKVAEPFRYIGHHHE; encoded by the coding sequence ATGCTTGTTGAAAAAATAGTTGGCAATATAGCTACATTAGAAAATCGTCCTCCTCATGCGGAGTACATCTATTTAGAAAGTGATCAGCTTGTCAAAAGAATCCAACGCATGAAAACAGATCATGGCAATGAAGTAGGAATAAGACTTGGAAAAAATGAAGAGTTGGCTGATGGCGATGTTTTATACATGGATGAAAAGAATATGGTTGTAATCTCAGTCAAGAAAGACGACGTATTAGTGATATCCCCTGTTAACATCCAGCAGATGGGAGAAGTTGCTCATCAACTAGGCAATCGCCATATTCCTGCTCAGTTTGAAGGTGAGGAAATGTACGTTCAATATGACTACTTAATAGAAGAACTATTAGAGGAACTCACCGTACCGCATACACGTGAGAAAAGGAAGGTTGCAGAGCCTTTTCGGTATATTGGCCATCATCATGAATAA
- the ureC gene encoding urease subunit alpha, giving the protein MSFEMTRRQYSEMFGPTTGDAIRLADTDLFIEIERDYTTYGDEVKFGGGKVIRDGMGQHPLATREEAVDLVVTNAVILDHSGIYKADIGVKDGRISQIGKAGNPLLMDDIDIIIGASTEIIAAEGMIVTAGGIDAHIHFVAPQQIETALSSGVTTMLGGGTGPATGTKATTCTPGPWNIHKMLEAAEEYPMNLGFLGKGNTSSEEAIQEQIKAGAIGLKLHEDWGTTASSIDTCLKVADEYDVQVAIHTDTLNEGGFVEHTLEAIGDRVIHTYHTEGAGGGHAPDIIEVASHMNILPSSTNPTRPYTVNTLEEHLDMLMVCHHLDPSVPEDIAFADSRIRKETIAAEDILHDLGVFSMISSDSQAMGRVGEVIIRTWQTADKMKKQRGPLEGDHKGKDNFRAKRYVAKYTINPAITHGISDYVGSVEKGKFADLVLWHPAFFGVKPELVIKGGMIAHSLMGDPNASIPTPQPVFYREMFGSHGQAKEKTSLTFVSQTAYDENVHGNLGLKKHVMPIHGVRKLTKKSMIHNGETPKIEVDPQTYQVKVDGRVVECDPAETVPMAQRYFLF; this is encoded by the coding sequence TAATTCGGGACGGAATGGGGCAGCATCCTTTAGCTACACGTGAAGAAGCTGTAGATTTAGTGGTCACTAATGCAGTAATCCTGGACCATTCAGGGATTTATAAAGCGGATATCGGGGTGAAGGATGGCCGGATTTCACAGATCGGAAAAGCAGGAAATCCGCTTTTAATGGATGACATCGATATCATTATCGGTGCATCAACGGAAATCATCGCTGCAGAAGGGATGATTGTTACAGCGGGCGGTATTGATGCACATATTCATTTTGTTGCTCCTCAGCAGATTGAAACGGCTCTCTCCTCAGGGGTTACGACGATGTTAGGAGGTGGCACGGGTCCTGCTACAGGTACGAAAGCAACCACATGTACTCCAGGGCCATGGAATATCCATAAAATGCTTGAAGCGGCAGAAGAATATCCAATGAACTTAGGTTTTTTAGGAAAAGGAAACACTTCTAGTGAAGAAGCTATCCAAGAGCAAATTAAAGCAGGAGCGATCGGATTAAAACTTCATGAGGATTGGGGGACAACAGCATCTTCCATTGATACGTGTCTGAAGGTTGCTGATGAATACGATGTCCAAGTCGCTATTCATACCGATACGCTGAATGAAGGAGGGTTTGTGGAACACACGCTTGAAGCGATAGGTGACAGGGTGATCCATACTTATCATACAGAAGGGGCGGGAGGAGGCCATGCCCCAGATATTATTGAGGTTGCCAGCCATATGAATATTTTGCCTTCCTCTACGAACCCCACACGACCTTACACGGTCAATACGCTGGAAGAGCACTTGGATATGCTGATGGTATGCCACCATCTGGACCCTAGTGTGCCGGAAGATATAGCTTTTGCAGATTCTCGTATCAGAAAAGAAACGATTGCAGCGGAAGATATTCTTCATGATTTAGGAGTTTTCAGTATGATCTCATCTGATTCACAGGCAATGGGAAGAGTGGGAGAGGTCATCATTCGGACGTGGCAAACGGCCGACAAAATGAAAAAACAGCGAGGACCCCTCGAGGGAGACCATAAAGGAAAAGATAACTTCAGGGCAAAGCGATATGTGGCGAAGTACACGATTAATCCAGCCATCACCCATGGGATATCAGATTACGTAGGAAGTGTGGAAAAAGGTAAGTTTGCTGATCTCGTTTTATGGCATCCTGCATTTTTTGGCGTGAAACCAGAGCTTGTTATAAAAGGGGGGATGATCGCACATAGCTTGATGGGAGATCCAAACGCTAGCATACCTACTCCACAGCCCGTGTTTTATAGAGAGATGTTCGGCTCTCATGGGCAGGCAAAGGAAAAAACATCTCTTACGTTCGTTTCCCAAACGGCTTACGATGAAAATGTCCATGGAAATCTAGGTTTGAAAAAACACGTCATGCCCATTCACGGAGTCCGTAAGTTGACGAAGAAATCGATGATTCACAATGGGGAAACCCCAAAGATTGAAGTGGATCCGCAAACTTACCAAGTCAAAGTGGATGGCAGAGTCGTCGAATGTGACCCGGCTGAAACGGTGCCGATGGCGCAGCGTTATTTCTTATTTTGA